In one Streptomyces sp. NBC_01241 genomic region, the following are encoded:
- a CDS encoding HAD family hydrolase, which yields MTSTVPVSMTRTAEGAALQAVLLDMDGTLVDTEGFWWDAEVEVFAELGHQLDEAWRDVVVGGPMTRSAGYLMDVTGADITLAELTVLLNDRFEARIGRGVPLMPGAARLLAELARHEIPTALVSASHRRIIDRVLDSVGHHHFSLTVAGDEVARTKPHPEPYLTAASGFGAEPERCAVIEDTATGVAAAEAAGCWVVAVPSVAPIAPASGRVVVRSLEEVDLAFLRGLVTGMQ from the coding sequence ATGACCAGCACGGTTCCTGTGTCCATGACCCGCACGGCGGAAGGCGCCGCCCTGCAGGCCGTCCTGCTCGACATGGACGGCACCCTCGTCGACACCGAGGGCTTCTGGTGGGACGCCGAAGTGGAGGTCTTCGCCGAGCTCGGGCACCAGCTCGACGAGGCGTGGCGGGATGTGGTGGTCGGCGGGCCGATGACCCGCAGTGCCGGCTACCTCATGGATGTGACCGGCGCGGACATCACCCTCGCCGAACTCACCGTGCTGCTCAACGACCGCTTCGAGGCGCGCATCGGCCGTGGTGTGCCGCTGATGCCGGGTGCGGCACGGCTGCTGGCCGAACTGGCCAGGCACGAGATTCCCACCGCCCTGGTCTCCGCCTCGCACCGCCGGATCATCGACCGGGTGCTGGACTCGGTGGGTCACCACCACTTCTCGCTGACCGTCGCGGGCGACGAGGTCGCCCGTACGAAGCCGCACCCGGAGCCCTACCTCACCGCCGCGTCCGGCTTCGGGGCCGAGCCCGAGCGGTGTGCGGTCATCGAGGACACCGCGACCGGAGTCGCGGCCGCGGAGGCCGCGGGCTGCTGGGTGGTCGCCGTACCGTCCGTCGCACCGATCGCCCCGGCATCCGGCCGTGTGGTCGTACGTTCGCTCGAAGAAGTCGACCTCGCATTTCTCCGGGGGCTGGTCACGGGAATGCAGTGA